The DNA window GCACCAGCTGCCGCGGGTCAGCGACTCTAGGGCGGCGATCCTGGCCAACCCGGCGGCGCACTTCAACCAGGACGCCACCATGCGGCGCACCGCCCTGGCGCCCGACCTCGCCGCCGCGCAATTCGAGGCGGACTCCCGCTTCCTGGACGCGGAGGTGCGCGCGCTCTTCGACCGCATTAACGAGGAGAGCGTCACCTTAGTGGCGGACCAGGCGGCCCGGGACGGGCGCATCGCCGCCGTGCGCCACTTCGCGGTCTCCGCCGTGGGGGAGAGCCCCCTCCACGCCAATCAGCTCACGCAGCGGGGCATCTCCCCCTTCCGGGTCCTGGACCCGATCCTGTGGGGCTTGAGTGCCAAGGGCGTCGAACTGTGAGACCCCCGTGGCCCGCGGGCGCCCGCCGGGGTGTTCAGGACCACGTGCGCGGCGCCCGCCGAGCCCTGGCGGCGGCGGCGCGCCGCGGGTAGCCTGACCCGCGGTGCCCGCACGCGGGTCGCCTCTCCACTTCCGTTCCCAGCGGGCGCGGCTCCGGCCGCCACGTGACGCGGGTCTGCCGCGGCGGGAACCGACGGGCCCCTGACGCGGGGCTCCGGACGCAGCGCCGGCGAGCCGGCGGCGGGCCGGCCCAGACTCCGCGGCGGTGCGCGCCGTCGCGGGGGAGCGGGGCCGGCGGCGGGCCAGATCAGCCCAGACGCACGTGTAGATGGAGAATCCGTAGTGCCCACCATTCAGCAGTTGGTCCGCAAGGGCCGCTCGACCAAGCGCTCGAGGTCCAAGACGCCGGCGCTCAAGGCCAGTCCGCAGCGCCGCGGCGTGTGCACCCGCGTGTACACCACGACCCCCAAGAAGCCCAATTCCGCCCTGCGCAAGGTCGCCCGCGTGCGCCTGTCGACCGGCATTGAGATCACGGCCTACATCCCCGGCGAGGGCCACAACCTCCAGGAGCACTCGATCGTGCTCGTGCGCGGCGGCCGCGTCAGGGACCTCCCCGGCGTCCGCTACCACATT is part of the Actinomyces sp. oral taxon 414 genome and encodes:
- the rpsL gene encoding 30S ribosomal protein S12, encoding MPTIQQLVRKGRSTKRSRSKTPALKASPQRRGVCTRVYTTTPKKPNSALRKVARVRLSTGIEITAYIPGEGHNLQEHSIVLVRGGRVRDLPGVRYHIVRGALDTQGVKNRRQARSKYGAKKEKK